The Engystomops pustulosus chromosome 4, aEngPut4.maternal, whole genome shotgun sequence genome contains a region encoding:
- the LOC140128660 gene encoding olfactory receptor 1468-like — protein MAKSGETVARRRLENCCMAYSGELPHGVLWRTAAWRTLENCRIAYSGELPHGVLWRTAAWHTLENCRMAYSGELPHGVLWRTAARRTLENCCTAYSGELLKKDSCESFVIFLMQENQTAVTKFFLLGFHGSKYLRLFLFCVFLVVYCGTICGNLLIITLVSTSRNLHTPMYFFISQLSTCDILLTTTVVPNMLLILLNNGGTITLVGCLTQFYFFCASEGSECFLLTVMSYDRYVAICNPLRYNSVMTSTCCVILIISCWVLGFFASFIDTLMATMLDFCGPNIIDHYFCDLDPLLKIACSDTYPIQLEVSLQGVVALIIPTIIIITSYARIASIILKIPSSTGRQKAFSTCSSHLIVVSIFYWTLFSVYVVPSKGKTSTISKILSLLYTVFTPLINPIIYSLRNTDIGKAVHEISNKYLVCANCP, from the exons ATGGCGAAATCTGGAGAAACTGTTGCACGTCGTAGACTGGAGAACTGCTGCATGGCGTATTCTGGAGAACTGCCGCATGGCGTACTCTGGAGAACTGCCGCATGGCGTACTCTGGAGAACTGCCGCATTGCGTACTCTGGAGAACTGCCGCATGGCGTACTCTGGAGAACTGCCGCATGGCATACTCTGGAGAACTGCCGCATGGCGTACTCTGGAGAACTGCCGCATGGCGTACTCTGGAGAACTGCTGCACGGCGTACTCTGGAGAACTGCTGCACGGCGTACTCTGGAGAACTGCTGAAAAAAG ACTCCTGTGAATCCTTCGTTATCTTCTTAATGCAGGAGAATCAGACTGCGGTCACAAAGTTCTTTCTGTTGGGATTTCACGGAAGCAAATATTTAAGATTGTTTCTGTTTTGTGTTTTCCTGGTGGTTTACTGTGGGACAATATGTGGGAACCTTCTGATCATCACCCTGGTGTCCACCAGCAggaacctccacactcccatgtacttcttcatctcacaactgtccACCTGTGATATTTTGTTAACTACTACTGTTGTCCCCAACATGTTACTTATCTTACTGAATAATGGGGGGACCATTACTCTTGTAGGTTGTTTGACTCAGTTTTATTTCTTCTGTGCTTCAGAAGGATCTGAGTGTTTCCTCCTCacggtgatgtcctatgacagatatgtggccatctgtaaccccctccgttATAATTCTGTTATGACAAGTACATGTTGTGTGATTCTGATCATCTCCTGTTGGGTGTTGGGGTTTTTTGCTTCATTTATAGACACTCTAATGGCAACGATGTTAGATTTTTGTGGTCCAAACATCATTGACCATTATTTCTGTGACCTTGACCCATTGCTAAAAATTGCCTGTTCTGACACTTATCCAATTCAACTTGAGGTCTCCTTACAAGGTGTAGTAGCTCTCATCATACCAACCATAATAATCATTACTTCTTATGCTAGAATTGCTTCTATTATACTAAAGATCCCATCCAGTACCGGaagacagaaagccttctccacctgcagctcccacctcattgtggtctccatattCTACTGGACTCTCTTCTCTGTTTATGTTGTTCCATCAAAAGGAAAAACATCGACCATCAGTAAgatcctctccctgctctatactgtgttTACTCCACTCATCAaccccattatatacagtctGAGGAATACAGACATTGGGAAAGCCGTACACGAAATATCAAACAAATATCTTGTATGTGCTAATTGTCCATAA
- the LOC140128659 gene encoding olfactory receptor 10C1-like has protein sequence MTSNITSIFLLGFPNLQNFTFLFFSLLVLIFCGTISGNLLIMVLYLVSKTLQSPMYFFITQLSLCDLLLTTDIVPVLLHTVLYGGSSITLIGCIIQFSFFGTSECSECLLLSVMSYDRYVAICNPLRYHTIMNHMFCVTLVDIIWLVGFMVTLADVFSMNRLYFCGPHIIDHFYCDLEPILKLSCSDTSMIHIQSISLGFLVTVVPFAIILMSYVNIVMTILKIPCDTGRHKAFSTCSSHLIVVSIFYGTLITIYLFPTRGQSLAMSKVLSLMYTVVTPLLNPIIYTLRNKDFKDAFLKLQHILKGVK, from the coding sequence ATGACAAGTAATAtcacctccatcttcctcctgggATTTCCTAATCTTCAGAACTTCAcattcctcttcttctccctTCTGGTTCTTATCTTCTGTGGGACAATATCAGGAAACCTTCTTATCATGGTCTTGTATCTAGTGAGTAAGACCCTTcagtcccccatgtacttcttcattacGCAGCTGTCATTGTGTGACCTCCTGCTGACCACAGACATTGTCCCCGTCCTTCTTCACACTGTCCTGTATGGAGGAAGTTCTATCACTCTCATCGGATGCATCATCCAGTTTTCTTTCTTTGGTACCTCCGAGTGCTCGGAATGTCTTCTCCTgtcggtgatgtcctatgaccggtatgtggccatctgtaaccccctccgttATCACACCATCATGAATCATATGTTTTGTGTGACTTTAGTAGACATCATTTGGCTTGTGGGTTTTATGGTGACCTTGGCTGACGTATTTTCTATGAATAGATTATATTTCTGTGGACCACACATCATTGACCATTTCTACTGTGACTTAGAACCAATCCTGAAGCTATCTTGCTCAGATACCTCCATGATTCATATCCAGAGTATTTCACTGGGGTTTTTGGTTACAGTTGTTCCTTTTGCTATAATCTTGATGTCCTATGTGAACATTGTCATGACTATCCTGAAGATCCCATGCGATACCGGAAGAcacaaagccttctccacctgtagctcccacctcattgtcgTCTCCATATTTTATGGGACATTAATAACTATTTATCTTTTTCCGACAAGAGGACAATCCTTGGCCATGAGTAAGGTCTTGTCTCTGATGTATACTGTGGTGACCCCACTGCTtaaccccatcatatacaccctgAGGAACAAAGACTTTAAAGATGCCTTTCTTAAATTGCAGCATATTCTAAAAGGGGTGAAGTAA